In Hydractinia symbiolongicarpus strain clone_291-10 chromosome 13, HSymV2.1, whole genome shotgun sequence, a single genomic region encodes these proteins:
- the LOC130623200 gene encoding uncharacterized protein LOC130623200 gives MATVSDVSKVISNILVPLSFSIKPKQLEAVVNILNGVDTLCIFPTCYGKSLIYQLLPSVCLELNIAPSPLVLVVSPLISLIQDQVSSANSLSALGLKASKLDCDDYGDIISGNFNILIGTPESWLNNARWRKFLSSKFVLDNAVCLVVDEVHKVSWGASPMSNEDKPFREAFGRISEMRSICRQDLPILSLSAAVDVDLTQLVIGSCGLSKKLRVISVCSDRQNIRLCVLNISSRENVQCLKRIVDTFLSEVSDTHKVIIYCRSVTLCGFVYYHVRKMIERETLKSTD, from the exons ATGGCGACTGTTTCGGATGTTTCAAAAGTCATCTCAAACATTTTAGTTCCACTTTCTTTTTCAATTAAACCCAAACAATTAGAAGCTgtggtaaatattttaaatggaGTCGATACCTTGTGTATTTTTCCAACGTGTTATGGTAAAAGTTTAATCTACCAACTTTTACCAAGTGTGTGTTTGGAGTTAAATATAGCACCTTCACCACTTGTTTTAGTCGTTTCtcctcttatttctttaatccaAGATCAAGTTTCATCTGCAAATTCGTTAAGTGCGTTAGGATTAAAGGCTTCCAAACTAGATTGCGATGATTATGGGGATATTATATCTGGCAATTTCAATATTTTGATTGGCACACCTGAATCTTGGCTTAATAATGCCAGGTGGAGAAAGTTTCTCTCATCTAAATTTGTACTGGACaatgctgtttgccttgttgTGGATGAAGTACACAAAGTGTCATG GGGTGCCTCACCAATGAGCAATGAGGACAAGCCATTCAGAGAAGCATTTGGTAGAATCAGTGAAATGCGGTCTATCTGTCGTCAAGATTTACCTATTCTTTCCCTCAGTGCCGCTGTGGATGTTGATTTGACCCAGCTTGTTATCGGAAGTTGCGGATTATCAAAAAAACTGAGAGTAATATCAGTATGTAGTGACAGACAAAATATACGATTGTGTGTTTTGAATATTTCCAGTAGGGAAAATGTCCAATGTCTGAAAAGGATTGTTGACACTTTTTTATCAGAGGTTTCTGATACACATAAGGTAATAATTTACTGTCGATCAGTGACTTTGTGTGGTTTTGTTTACTACCACGTTCGTAAGATGATTGAACGAGAAACTTTGAAATCTACCGACTAA
- the LOC130623853 gene encoding uncharacterized protein LOC130623853 has product MTLYEVKDSLFRKETSGAEFGTTQWAMNVLRTSNAKKGPHAAMKAYGEFSDKELDAQIVAITMEHFNMATFEDDPVPTNIKTGCEEEKRKWISMHVEDIIKR; this is encoded by the exons ATGACTCTTTACGag GTCAAAGATTCGCTTTTTCGTAAAGAGACATCAGGCGCAGAGTTTGGAACGACACAGTGGGCAATGAACGTGTTACGTACAAGCAATGCTAAAAAAGGTCCACATGCTGCAATGAAAGCCTACGGTGAATTTTCGGATAAAGAACTAGATGCACAAATAGTCGCTATTACAATGGAGCACTTCAACATGGCAACATTTGAAG ATGACCCAGTACCGACAAATATCAAAACAGGATGTGAGGAAGAGAAACGAAAATGGATTTCTATGCATGTTGAAGATATAATAAAAAGGTAG